In Pontiella desulfatans, one DNA window encodes the following:
- a CDS encoding hydroxymethylglutaryl-CoA synthase, giving the protein MNIGIDRLSFYTSHYYVDLKELAQARSVDADKYYVGIGQEKMAIPSPDEDVVTLAASAAYPLMQAGDLADVELLLFATESGIDQSKAAGVYVHGLLEMAPRCRCVELKQACYSATAGIQLAIGFVARNPTKKALVIASDIARYELGTPGEATQGCGSVAILISADPRIMTIDPECGYYTEDVMDFWRPNYRSEALVDGKYSTMVYIHALVESWKQYAELTGRTLADFDRFCYHIPFTKMAEKAHQKLCRKTKVELDNQAMQALLDESLRYSRITGNCYSGSMYVGLTSLLDLAEEDLAGKRIGLYSYGSGCVGEFFSGVIQPGYRAALFAEQHRNLLENRTELTYQQYENIFNYGVPTDGGDYVFPQYKTGAFRFSGISQHKREYESLVE; this is encoded by the coding sequence ATGAACATTGGAATTGATCGGCTAAGCTTCTATACGTCGCACTACTATGTCGACCTCAAGGAGCTCGCCCAGGCGCGCTCGGTCGACGCCGATAAATACTATGTCGGCATCGGCCAGGAAAAGATGGCCATTCCATCGCCCGACGAAGATGTGGTGACCCTAGCGGCCAGCGCCGCCTATCCGCTGATGCAGGCGGGCGACCTGGCGGATGTCGAACTGTTGCTGTTTGCCACCGAAAGCGGGATCGACCAGTCGAAGGCGGCGGGCGTCTATGTCCACGGCCTGCTGGAAATGGCGCCCCGCTGCCGATGCGTCGAGCTGAAACAGGCCTGCTACAGCGCCACGGCCGGCATCCAGCTCGCCATCGGGTTCGTGGCGCGCAATCCGACCAAGAAGGCGCTCGTGATTGCCTCCGACATTGCCCGCTATGAACTGGGCACCCCGGGCGAGGCGACGCAGGGCTGCGGCTCGGTCGCCATCCTGATCTCCGCTGACCCGCGCATCATGACCATCGATCCGGAGTGCGGCTACTACACCGAGGACGTGATGGATTTCTGGCGGCCGAACTACCGCTCCGAAGCACTGGTGGACGGCAAATATTCCACCATGGTCTACATTCATGCGCTGGTCGAATCGTGGAAGCAGTATGCCGAACTGACCGGCCGTACGCTGGCCGACTTCGACCGCTTTTGCTACCACATCCCCTTCACCAAGATGGCCGAAAAGGCGCACCAGAAGCTTTGCCGCAAAACGAAGGTTGAGCTGGACAACCAGGCCATGCAGGCGCTGCTCGACGAATCGCTCCGCTACAGCCGGATCACGGGCAATTGCTATTCCGGCTCGATGTATGTTGGCCTCACCTCGCTGCTCGACCTCGCCGAAGAGGATCTGGCGGGCAAGCGCATCGGGCTCTATAGCTATGGGTCCGGCTGCGTCGGCGAGTTTTTCAGCGGGGTCATCCAGCCCGGATACCGCGCGGCGCTCTTTGCCGAACAGCACCGGAATTTGCTGGAGAACCGCACCGAACTGACGTATCAACAGTACGAAAATATTTTCAACTATGGCGTGCCGACCGATGGCGGGGACTATGTGTTCCCGCAATACAAGACCGGGGCTTTCCGGTTCTCGGGCATCAGTCAGCACAAGCGTGAATATGAATCGCTAGTGGAATGA
- a CDS encoding mevalonate kinase family protein, with product MMDDTVVITTSAPGSLMLLGEHAVLHGYHALVGAINRRITVQLTQTETDFVRIFSILGEYQAPLNDLVDHSSFGFVIQAIRQQAEHIPTGFDLKIDSDFSSTIGFGSSAAVTVATHAALMAWIMGEEPHRETLFNQSLKTVHEVQKSGSGSDVAASVFGGMVGYTTAPEFHPLELSVPLTAVYCGYKTPTPEVILKVEQMRNEDPAKYERIYATIDASVMEAIDGLRNHDFPAFGEVLNRNQELMDEIGVNTPELQEIVSALQAAPDVFGAKISGSGLGDCAIGVGYADLAGLAYPVHRLEITSAGILYHG from the coding sequence ATGATGGATGATACTGTTGTCATCACAACATCGGCACCCGGTAGCCTGATGCTGCTAGGGGAGCATGCGGTTCTCCATGGATACCATGCCCTTGTGGGTGCGATCAATCGCCGCATCACGGTGCAGCTCACCCAAACCGAGACGGACTTCGTGCGGATTTTTTCCATCCTCGGGGAATACCAGGCGCCATTGAACGATTTGGTTGACCATTCCTCATTCGGTTTTGTGATCCAGGCGATCCGCCAGCAGGCGGAGCATATCCCGACGGGCTTTGATCTGAAGATCGATTCCGATTTTTCGTCCACCATCGGTTTCGGTTCGTCGGCTGCCGTGACGGTGGCAACGCACGCGGCGCTGATGGCTTGGATCATGGGCGAGGAACCGCATCGGGAAACCCTATTCAATCAGTCGCTCAAAACGGTGCATGAAGTACAGAAGAGCGGATCGGGATCGGATGTGGCGGCCAGCGTGTTTGGCGGTATGGTGGGTTACACCACAGCACCTGAATTCCACCCGTTGGAACTTTCCGTTCCGCTGACCGCTGTCTACTGCGGATATAAGACCCCGACGCCGGAGGTCATCCTCAAGGTTGAACAGATGCGCAACGAGGACCCAGCGAAGTATGAGCGCATCTATGCAACCATCGATGCCAGCGTTATGGAAGCGATCGACGGTCTGCGCAACCACGATTTCCCGGCCTTCGGCGAGGTGCTCAACCGCAACCAGGAATTGATGGACGAGATAGGGGTGAACACACCCGAGTTGCAGGAAATAGTTTCCGCACTGCAGGCGGCGCCGGATGTGTTCGGGGCCAAGATTTCCGGTTCCGGACTGGGCGACTGCGCGATCGGCGTTGGCTATGCCGACCTGGCCGGTCTCGCCTATCCGGTTCATCGTCTGGAAATCACATCGGCAGGGATCCTCTACCATGGATAG
- a CDS encoding DPP IV N-terminal domain-containing protein: protein MCVQYHPFLFAVLSIATAAFATVDDAAVRALKNKMSGAVENATLSPVWNPDDSALFHQSGGTVWEVSTATGQKKEAIAPESLARFFDGKPPVIPHFTITETGGFVCLAVAGKQIRTISASGQDLSVVEPADNPFALQPKPVGPNTRSGKGNGGTKLHFINDTEETHAIEWIAPSGTRRKYATLKPGETHVQNTYAGHVFTAGGLAYTAAKQPAIAFLSAKPVKRDNGKRPAKTPNTPPAKWSAEIRDHNLFVKNNETGKELQLTTDGSKDWNYVGPMRWSPNGRHLVVSKEKAGTRRTIDLVCAAPSDQLQPKTQTISYAKPGDILDIRKPHLFDLEAGREIPLDDSLHAHPFHIKEFHWTPEGDRLFFLYNERGHQTLRLLALQAATGKIATVIEEKSPTFIDYSQKTLIHHLDETDETIWMSERSGWNHLYLVNRRNGSIKPITSGHWVVRGIEQVDEEKRQVWFELAGHLPGQDPYYSHFARINFDGTGLVLLTEGNGTHSVHFSKDRRFYTDSWSRADQPPVHELRRSSDGQKIADLGKADASRLLGIHPHLPEPFVAKGRDGKTDIHGVIYRPSHFDPKKNYPVIESIYAGPHGFFTQKAFKPYSKQQGLAELGFIVVQIDGMGTNWRSKEFHDVCWKNIKDAGFPDRIAWIKAAAQKHPCMDIARVGIHGGSAGGQNAMRAVLDHADFYQVAIADCGCHDNRMDKLWWNEAWMGWPVDESYGKSSNLVDAHKLNGKLLLAVGMLDSNVDPSSTMQVVDALIQAGKDFELYAAPNGGHCVLDTPYGQHRRRAFFVRHLLNKESL, encoded by the coding sequence ATGTGTGTACAATATCATCCATTTCTTTTCGCTGTCCTTTCCATCGCCACCGCGGCCTTCGCCACGGTGGACGATGCGGCGGTACGCGCGTTGAAGAACAAGATGTCCGGAGCGGTCGAAAACGCCACCCTCTCGCCGGTCTGGAATCCGGATGATTCCGCGCTGTTCCACCAATCCGGCGGCACCGTTTGGGAAGTCTCCACGGCGACCGGCCAAAAAAAAGAAGCCATCGCGCCGGAATCGCTTGCGCGGTTTTTTGACGGCAAGCCCCCCGTCATCCCCCATTTCACCATCACGGAAACAGGCGGCTTCGTCTGCCTGGCCGTGGCCGGAAAACAGATCCGGACCATCAGCGCATCCGGCCAGGATCTATCCGTGGTTGAACCTGCGGACAATCCGTTCGCCCTCCAACCCAAACCCGTCGGCCCCAACACCCGCAGCGGCAAGGGAAACGGCGGCACCAAACTCCACTTCATCAACGACACCGAGGAGACGCACGCGATCGAATGGATCGCCCCCTCGGGGACCCGCAGGAAATACGCCACCCTCAAGCCGGGCGAAACCCATGTGCAAAACACCTATGCCGGCCATGTGTTTACCGCAGGCGGCCTCGCCTACACCGCGGCAAAACAACCCGCCATTGCATTCCTGAGCGCCAAACCCGTAAAACGAGACAACGGCAAGCGACCGGCAAAGACACCCAACACGCCCCCCGCAAAATGGTCGGCGGAAATCAGGGACCACAACCTTTTTGTCAAAAACAACGAGACCGGAAAGGAGCTCCAGCTCACCACCGATGGCTCCAAGGACTGGAACTACGTCGGCCCCATGCGCTGGTCGCCGAACGGCCGGCACCTCGTTGTTTCGAAGGAGAAGGCCGGAACCCGGCGCACCATCGATCTCGTCTGCGCGGCCCCGAGCGACCAGCTTCAACCGAAAACCCAAACCATTTCCTATGCGAAACCCGGCGACATCCTCGATATCAGGAAACCCCACCTTTTCGATTTGGAAGCGGGCCGGGAAATCCCGCTGGACGATTCGCTCCATGCCCATCCGTTCCACATCAAGGAATTCCACTGGACGCCCGAGGGCGACCGCCTCTTCTTCCTCTATAACGAGCGCGGCCACCAAACCCTTCGCCTCCTGGCGCTCCAGGCCGCCACCGGAAAAATCGCGACGGTCATCGAGGAAAAAAGCCCGACCTTCATCGACTACAGCCAGAAAACCCTCATCCACCATCTCGACGAAACCGACGAAACGATCTGGATGTCGGAACGCAGCGGATGGAACCACCTCTATCTCGTCAACCGCAGGAATGGATCGATCAAACCGATCACCTCCGGCCACTGGGTGGTTCGCGGCATCGAGCAGGTGGACGAAGAAAAACGGCAGGTCTGGTTCGAGCTCGCCGGCCACCTCCCGGGGCAGGACCCCTACTATTCCCACTTCGCCCGAATCAATTTCGATGGAACCGGACTCGTCCTGCTCACCGAGGGCAACGGTACCCATTCCGTCCATTTCTCCAAGGACCGGAGGTTTTACACCGACTCCTGGTCGCGGGCCGATCAACCGCCGGTGCATGAGCTCCGCCGTTCGTCCGATGGCCAGAAAATCGCAGACCTCGGTAAGGCCGATGCTTCAAGGCTCCTGGGCATCCACCCCCACCTACCGGAACCGTTCGTTGCCAAGGGACGCGATGGCAAAACGGATATCCATGGCGTAATCTACCGCCCAAGCCATTTCGACCCGAAGAAAAACTATCCGGTCATTGAATCCATCTATGCGGGGCCCCACGGCTTTTTCACCCAGAAGGCCTTCAAACCCTACAGCAAACAGCAGGGACTCGCGGAACTCGGGTTCATTGTGGTTCAGATCGATGGCATGGGCACCAACTGGCGCTCCAAGGAATTCCACGACGTCTGCTGGAAAAACATCAAGGATGCCGGCTTCCCCGACCGCATCGCATGGATCAAGGCCGCCGCCCAAAAACATCCCTGCATGGATATTGCACGGGTGGGCATCCATGGCGGTTCCGCCGGCGGACAAAACGCCATGCGCGCCGTGCTCGACCACGCCGACTTCTACCAGGTGGCCATCGCCGACTGCGGTTGCCACGACAACCGGATGGACAAGCTTTGGTGGAACGAAGCCTGGATGGGATGGCCCGTCGACGAAAGCTACGGCAAAAGCTCCAACCTGGTCGATGCCCACAAACTGAACGGCAAGCTGTTGCTCGCCGTCGGCATGCTCGACTCCAATGTCGATCCCTCCTCCACCATGCAGGTGGTTGATGCCCTCATTCAGGCCGGCAAGGATTTCGAACTCTATGCCGCCCCCAACGGGGGGCACTGCGTGCTGGACACCCCCTACGGCCAGCACCGGCGCCGGGCCTTTTTCGTGCGCCACCTGCTGAACAAGGAAAGCCTATAA
- a CDS encoding mevalonate kinase family protein, with protein MKAVAPGKLILSGEHAVVYGKPAIAMAIDRNAVFEVTPQAGNQVSFDLPGIALGESHTVNALRDFKRRLDRKYQEFVNGQIGIGYVLSAPADLFKFAFIHTLDGLHSKLDSGLVMKLRSSIPVGCGMGSSAATVLSEIRAMGHYLRVDFKPDWYYEYSLETEKLQHGRPSGVDSYISLHGGCARFQNGEAVPMSLPRTKMFMVQTGIPESTTGECVMEVERNFRNSEIWGEFEAVTNAFEEAIRANDEQKIHWLVRENNRLLSAIGVVPEIVQRFIAEVEQWGGSAKVCGAGSVSGSKGGIVLVFAERQPSELCAKYGYTVSPVRGDPLGTRIV; from the coding sequence ATGAAAGCAGTCGCCCCGGGAAAGTTGATTTTAAGCGGTGAGCATGCCGTGGTCTATGGCAAGCCTGCCATCGCCATGGCGATCGACCGCAATGCCGTTTTCGAGGTGACCCCGCAGGCCGGCAACCAGGTTTCGTTCGACCTCCCGGGCATCGCGCTCGGCGAATCCCACACCGTAAACGCCCTGCGCGACTTCAAGCGCCGGCTCGACCGCAAGTACCAGGAATTCGTCAATGGGCAGATTGGCATTGGCTATGTGCTTTCCGCGCCGGCCGACCTCTTCAAGTTTGCCTTCATCCACACCCTCGATGGACTCCATAGCAAGCTGGACTCCGGGTTGGTGATGAAACTGCGCTCCAGCATTCCGGTGGGCTGCGGCATGGGCTCGTCGGCCGCAACGGTACTCAGCGAAATCCGCGCAATGGGGCACTACCTGCGCGTCGATTTCAAGCCGGATTGGTATTACGAATATTCGCTCGAAACCGAAAAGCTCCAGCATGGAAGGCCGAGCGGGGTCGATTCCTATATCTCCCTCCACGGAGGCTGCGCCCGCTTCCAGAACGGAGAGGCCGTCCCGATGTCGTTGCCGCGAACGAAAATGTTCATGGTGCAAACCGGTATTCCCGAATCCACCACGGGCGAGTGCGTAATGGAAGTGGAGCGCAATTTCCGCAACAGCGAAATCTGGGGCGAGTTCGAGGCCGTCACCAATGCGTTCGAAGAGGCCATCCGCGCCAACGACGAGCAGAAAATCCATTGGCTGGTGCGCGAAAACAACCGGCTACTTTCGGCCATCGGCGTCGTTCCCGAAATCGTCCAGCGCTTCATTGCCGAGGTTGAGCAATGGGGCGGTTCCGCCAAGGTGTGCGGCGCCGGTTCCGTGAGCGGCAGCAAGGGCGGCATCGTCCTCGTCTTCGCCGAGCGCCAGCCCAGCGAACTCTGCGCGAAATACGGCTATACCGTCTCGCCCGTCCGCGGCGATCCCCTTGGAACGCGTATCGTTTGA
- a CDS encoding GntR family transcriptional regulator has product MKRNLSQQIELELRAAVNRGGQPPFRLTLLALAEHYEVSIQPVRIAVDQLLKEQWLLRNTQGRLIMNPDKKGALAGASPSAKARAKPDIGARLEEIIIQRSLKGEDVFLREEETAEQMGVGRTIVRAELTRMHGRGLVEHVPRRGWRVGGYSESRMLEYLEIRETLELKALELAQEHLEDKVLERLLKRNSPDAKGKPRIDDSLHAYLIKRSGNRFIMGFFDQHGAYHAALLNYASLAGSFLAEMSEQHRDILQALLDRDFAKARRNLRRHIRSQRPNVAHLLKLAGVEAKA; this is encoded by the coding sequence ATGAAACGGAATTTATCGCAACAGATTGAGTTGGAGCTGCGGGCCGCGGTGAACCGGGGAGGGCAACCGCCGTTCCGGCTGACCCTGCTCGCCCTGGCTGAACACTACGAAGTCAGCATCCAACCGGTCAGGATTGCCGTCGACCAGTTGCTCAAGGAGCAGTGGTTGTTGCGCAATACGCAAGGGCGCCTGATTATGAATCCGGACAAAAAAGGGGCGTTGGCGGGGGCGTCGCCTTCGGCCAAGGCCCGGGCAAAGCCGGATATTGGCGCACGGCTTGAAGAAATCATCATTCAACGCTCCCTGAAGGGGGAGGATGTCTTTTTGCGCGAGGAGGAGACGGCCGAACAGATGGGGGTTGGCCGGACGATCGTGCGGGCCGAGCTTACCCGCATGCACGGGCGCGGCCTGGTGGAGCATGTGCCGCGCCGGGGTTGGCGCGTGGGCGGCTACAGCGAATCGCGCATGCTGGAATATCTCGAAATCCGGGAGACGCTTGAGCTGAAGGCGTTGGAGCTTGCCCAGGAGCATCTGGAGGACAAGGTGCTGGAGCGGTTGCTGAAGCGGAATTCGCCGGATGCCAAGGGGAAACCCCGCATCGACGACAGCCTGCACGCCTATTTGATCAAGCGCTCGGGCAACCGTTTCATCATGGGATTCTTCGACCAGCATGGCGCATACCACGCCGCGTTGCTGAACTATGCCTCGCTGGCCGGCTCGTTCCTTGCGGAAATGTCGGAACAGCATCGGGATATTCTGCAGGCGCTGCTGGATCGGGATTTCGCCAAGGCCCGCCGCAACCTTCGCCGGCACATCCGTTCCCAGCGCCCGAACGTGGCCCATTTACTGAAACTGGCGGGGGTGGAAGCCAAGGCGTAA
- a CDS encoding ion transporter, producing the protein MKKRLRRVLFENNTPGGRAFDILLFIAIVVSVGLTMLDSVKSIHAAHGALLFALNSLFSILFTIEYALRLYSAPKRTRYAHSFFGVVDLLAILPFYVGMIIPGTRVLDVIRVLRVLRIFRVLKMAQYVNESDLLLNALVASRRKIGIFFVAVLTIVTIIGSLMYIIEGEANGFTSIPKSVYWAIVTLTTVGYGDISPQTNLGQFLSSLIMVVGYSIIAVPTGIITADIVIARSRQERTCQACGQGGNENDARHCKHCGARL; encoded by the coding sequence ATGAAAAAGCGGTTGCGAAGGGTGTTGTTCGAGAACAACACGCCGGGTGGGCGCGCATTCGACATCCTGTTGTTCATTGCCATTGTGGTGAGTGTCGGATTGACGATGCTCGACAGCGTGAAATCCATCCATGCGGCGCATGGTGCGCTGTTGTTTGCGCTCAACTCGCTGTTTTCCATCCTGTTCACCATCGAGTATGCCCTCAGGCTCTATTCAGCCCCCAAGCGGACTCGCTATGCGCACAGCTTTTTCGGGGTGGTCGACCTCCTCGCCATTCTCCCGTTCTATGTCGGGATGATTATTCCCGGCACCCGTGTGCTCGATGTGATCCGGGTGCTGCGGGTGCTGCGTATTTTCCGCGTCCTCAAGATGGCGCAGTATGTCAACGAGTCCGACCTGCTGCTGAACGCGCTCGTGGCCAGCCGCCGCAAGATCGGCATCTTTTTCGTGGCGGTTCTCACCATCGTCACGATCATCGGATCGCTGATGTACATTATCGAGGGCGAGGCCAACGGCTTCACGAGCATTCCCAAGTCGGTTTATTGGGCCATCGTGACGCTCACCACGGTCGGCTATGGCGACATTTCGCCGCAGACCAACCTGGGCCAGTTTCTCTCTTCGCTGATCATGGTGGTCGGCTACAGCATTATCGCCGTTCCGACGGGAATCATTACCGCCGACATCGTCATAGCCCGCTCCAGGCAGGAACGCACCTGCCAGGCCTGCGGCCAGGGTGGGAACGAAAACGACGCGCGCCACTGCAAGCATTGCGGCGCTAGGTTGTAG
- the fni gene encoding type 2 isopentenyl-diphosphate Delta-isomerase — protein sequence MEEINQRKRDHINIVSDDRAIDRRKAYFDRIHLTHRALPELNLADVDPSTKFLGKDLAFPLLISSMTGGADEELVRINRNLAIAAEAEGVALAVGSQRVFLSDEAARESFELREHAPTTVLLGNLGAVQLNYELGFADCEAAVQVLEADGLYLHLNPLQEAVQPEGDTDFGGLRNKIAAIVQTLKKPVIIKEVGAGISPEDVEHLLASGIKHIDVAGTGGTSWSMVESRRSDDPALGELFGDWGIPTPLALRMMKPYRHEMNLIASGGIRNGIDMAKSMVLGASLCGMARPFLDPARESADAVRIVLRRIKREFTTAMFLLGAGDLDGIKDREELILDEHWN from the coding sequence ATGGAAGAAATAAACCAGCGAAAACGGGACCATATCAACATAGTCTCCGACGACCGGGCCATCGATCGTCGGAAGGCCTATTTCGATCGCATCCACCTGACGCACCGCGCGCTACCGGAGCTGAACCTGGCGGACGTTGATCCATCCACCAAATTCCTGGGTAAGGATTTGGCGTTCCCGTTGCTGATTTCTTCGATGACGGGCGGCGCCGACGAAGAGTTGGTGAGGATCAACCGCAACCTGGCCATCGCCGCCGAGGCGGAGGGGGTTGCGCTGGCGGTCGGTTCGCAGCGGGTATTCCTTTCGGACGAGGCGGCGCGCGAAAGCTTCGAGCTGCGCGAGCATGCCCCCACCACGGTCTTGCTGGGCAACCTGGGAGCGGTGCAACTCAACTATGAACTGGGCTTCGCCGACTGCGAGGCCGCCGTGCAGGTGCTGGAGGCCGACGGTCTCTACCTCCACCTCAATCCGCTGCAGGAGGCCGTGCAACCGGAGGGCGATACCGATTTCGGAGGACTCCGCAACAAGATCGCCGCGATTGTGCAGACGTTGAAAAAGCCCGTAATCATCAAGGAGGTCGGTGCGGGGATTTCGCCGGAGGATGTGGAGCATCTGCTGGCCTCGGGCATCAAGCATATCGATGTCGCCGGAACCGGCGGCACCTCCTGGAGCATGGTGGAAAGCCGCCGGAGCGACGACCCGGCACTGGGCGAGCTGTTTGGCGACTGGGGAATCCCAACCCCGCTGGCCCTGCGGATGATGAAGCCCTACCGGCACGAGATGAACCTGATTGCCTCGGGCGGGATCCGCAACGGGATCGACATGGCCAAGAGCATGGTTCTCGGCGCTTCGCTGTGCGGCATGGCGCGGCCGTTCCTCGATCCGGCGCGGGAGTCGGCCGATGCGGTACGGATTGTGCTTAGAAGAATTAAACGCGAATTTACAACGGCCATGTTCCTGCTGGGGGCTGGCGACCTTGACGGAATCAAGGATAGAGAGGAGCTCATCCTGGATGAACATTGGAATTGA
- the hypD gene encoding trans-4-hydroxy-L-proline dehydratase, which produces MNERVQRLRRQTFETQPSLSIERALIETRFYQENLGKHSIPVMRALTYLEICRNHTIYLGDDELIVGERGPAPKAVPTFPELTCHSVEDFQVLNTREQQRYTISQEDIDTYEREVIPYWKGRTVRERIFSHVPPEWQAAYEAGLFTEFMEQRAPGHTSLDGKIYRMGMLDFKKQIEAHLDRLDYLADPDATDKAEELKAMAIACDAAIVFANRHAELAEQRALTEKNPQRAAELRKMAEVCRRVPANAPRTFHEAIQMYWFVHLGTITELNGWDAMNPGHFDQHLAPFYNAETAAGTLTRDQAKELLSCFWIKVNNHTAPPKVGITARESGTYNDFTNLNIGGVDRNGGNAVSEVSYIMLEIVEELHILQPGNSVHISTKTPEQFLKAAARVIRQGHGYPSVFNADTYIMELMRQGKSLHDAREGGCSGCIEVGAFGKEAYVLTGYLNVPKILEVTLNNGMDPCTGKRCGIQTGDPRDFKNYEELYEAFHKQLSFVIDQKIRVSNYIDRMFAKYAPAPFLSVVIEDCIAKGRDYYDAGPRYNTNYIQCTGLGTVTDSLAAIKKHVFEDKRYAMDALLDAVAKNFEGNEVMRQTILNRTPFFGNDDDEADGIALKVYNDLLGLIEGQPNTKGGKFHLNMLSTTCHIYFGKVMGATPNGRLAGKSISDGTSPSHGADTHGPAAVIQSLAKLDHTMSGGTLLNQRFLPSLLKKDEDIAKLCHLIRSYFTLGGHHIQFNIVDTATLRAAQECPEDYKDLLVRMAGYSDYFNDMNEDLQQEVIDRTENESF; this is translated from the coding sequence ATGAACGAACGCGTCCAGCGCCTGCGCCGGCAGACGTTCGAAACGCAGCCGTCCCTCTCCATCGAGCGCGCCCTGATCGAAACGCGGTTCTACCAGGAAAACCTCGGCAAGCACTCCATCCCGGTCATGCGCGCCCTGACCTACCTGGAAATCTGCCGCAACCACACCATCTATCTCGGCGACGACGAACTGATCGTCGGCGAACGCGGCCCGGCCCCCAAGGCCGTACCCACCTTCCCGGAGCTGACCTGCCATTCCGTCGAGGATTTCCAAGTCCTCAACACACGCGAGCAACAGCGCTACACCATCTCCCAGGAGGATATCGACACCTACGAGCGCGAAGTCATCCCCTACTGGAAAGGCCGCACCGTTCGCGAACGCATCTTCAGCCACGTTCCGCCGGAGTGGCAGGCGGCCTACGAAGCGGGCCTCTTCACCGAATTCATGGAGCAGCGCGCCCCCGGCCACACCAGCCTCGACGGCAAAATCTATCGGATGGGCATGCTCGATTTCAAGAAACAGATCGAAGCGCATCTCGACCGCCTCGACTACCTGGCCGACCCCGATGCGACCGACAAGGCCGAGGAACTCAAGGCCATGGCCATCGCCTGCGATGCCGCAATCGTCTTCGCGAACCGCCATGCGGAGCTCGCCGAACAGAGGGCCCTCACCGAAAAGAACCCGCAGCGCGCCGCCGAGCTCAGGAAGATGGCGGAGGTGTGCCGCCGTGTTCCGGCCAACGCGCCGCGCACGTTCCACGAAGCGATCCAGATGTATTGGTTCGTCCATCTCGGCACCATCACCGAACTCAACGGATGGGATGCCATGAACCCGGGCCACTTCGACCAGCACCTCGCCCCGTTCTACAACGCGGAAACCGCCGCCGGCACGCTAACGCGCGACCAGGCCAAGGAACTGCTCTCCTGCTTCTGGATCAAGGTGAACAACCACACCGCCCCGCCCAAGGTCGGCATCACCGCCCGCGAAAGCGGCACCTACAACGACTTCACCAACCTCAACATAGGCGGCGTCGACCGCAACGGCGGCAACGCCGTGAGCGAAGTGTCGTACATCATGCTCGAAATCGTGGAAGAGCTCCACATCCTGCAGCCGGGCAACTCCGTTCACATCAGCACCAAAACGCCGGAACAGTTTCTCAAGGCGGCCGCGCGCGTCATCCGCCAGGGCCACGGCTATCCTTCCGTCTTCAATGCCGATACCTACATCATGGAACTGATGCGCCAGGGAAAATCGCTGCACGACGCCCGCGAAGGCGGCTGCTCCGGGTGCATCGAAGTCGGCGCATTCGGCAAGGAGGCCTATGTCCTAACCGGCTACCTTAACGTACCGAAAATCCTGGAAGTCACCCTGAACAACGGGATGGATCCGTGCACCGGAAAGCGCTGCGGAATCCAGACCGGCGACCCGCGCGACTTCAAGAACTACGAGGAACTCTACGAAGCCTTCCACAAGCAGCTCTCGTTCGTGATCGACCAGAAAATCCGCGTCTCCAACTATATTGACCGCATGTTTGCAAAGTATGCCCCGGCACCGTTCCTCTCCGTCGTCATCGAGGATTGCATCGCCAAGGGGCGCGACTACTACGATGCCGGGCCGCGCTACAACACCAACTATATCCAGTGCACCGGCCTCGGCACCGTGACCGATTCGCTCGCGGCCATCAAAAAGCACGTCTTCGAGGACAAGCGCTACGCAATGGACGCCCTGCTCGATGCCGTCGCGAAAAATTTCGAGGGCAACGAGGTGATGCGCCAGACGATCCTCAACCGCACCCCGTTCTTCGGCAACGACGACGACGAAGCCGACGGCATTGCCCTGAAGGTCTACAACGACCTGCTGGGCTTGATCGAAGGACAACCCAACACCAAAGGCGGGAAGTTCCACCTCAACATGCTCTCCACCACCTGCCACATCTATTTCGGCAAGGTGATGGGCGCAACACCGAACGGGCGACTGGCCGGAAAGTCCATCTCCGACGGCACCTCGCCATCGCACGGCGCCGACACGCACGGGCCGGCCGCCGTCATCCAATCGCTGGCCAAGCTCGACCACACCATGTCCGGCGGCACCCTGCTCAACCAGCGCTTCCTGCCCAGCCTGTTGAAGAAGGACGAAGACATCGCCAAGCTCTGCCACCTGATCCGCAGCTACTTCACCCTGGGCGGCCACCACATCCAGTTCAACATCGTCGACACCGCCACCCTGCGCGCCGCGCAGGAATGCCCGGAAGACTACAAGGACCTGCTCGTGCGCATGGCCGGATACAGCGATTATTTCAACGACATGAACGAAGACCTCCAGCAGGAGGTCATCGATCGAACCGAAAACGAATCCTTTTAA